A stretch of Caenorhabditis elegans chromosome IV DNA encodes these proteins:
- the col-104 gene encoding Nematode cuticle collagen N-terminal domain-containing protein (Confirmed by transcript evidence) — MSARVAGYAAIAFSLSSLFLVSTFVPALWNKINDITGELHYDMNEFRDLHNEVWANMRGETFGESVVPFARKKRQTTRPGECVCNSNSACPPGEAGPQGIPGHDGTPGLAGDAGAPGLPGNYPSINMDAHQQCRMCPPGAPGFPGPAGPPGAPGDKGNDGAPGLRGPDGHPGHPGNPGYGGEPGAPGNNGEPGDKGRDGSHGTKGAPGPQGPSGPVGQPGFPGQPGNDGNSGVPGIQGSSGGPGEDGAPGAPGFDGQQGPSGTPGEDANYCKCPPRSKLSR; from the exons ATGTCGGCTCGAGTGGCTGGCTACGCGGCGATCGCCTTCTCCCTATCCTCGCTATTCCTCGTCTCCACATTCGTACCAGCACTATGGAATAAGATCAATGACATCACCGGAGAGCTTCACTACGATATGAACGAGTTCCGTGATCTACACAACGAGGTTTGGGCAAATatgcgtggcgagacctttgGAGAGTCGGTTGTACCATTCGCCAGAAAGAAGAGACAGACAACTCGCCCGGGAGAATGCG tttgcAACTCGAACAGCGCTTGCCCACCAGGAGAAGCCGGTCCACAAGGAATCCCAGGACACGACGGTACCCCAGGACTCGCCGGAGACGCCGGAGCTCCAGGACTTCCAGGAAACTACCCATCAATCAATATGGATGCTCATCAACAATGCCGTATGTGCCcaccaggagctccaggaTTCCCAGGACCAGCCGGGCCgccaggagctccaggagaCAAAGGAAACGACGGTGCTCCAGGGCTCCGCGGTCCAGACGGACACCCAGGTCATCCAGGAAATCCAGGATATGGTGGAGAgccaggagctccaggaaaCAACGGAGAGCCGGGAGACAAGGGACGTGATGGATCTCACGGAACCAAGGGAGCaccaggaccacaaggacctTCTGGACCCGTTGGACAGCCAGGATTCCCAGGACAACCTGGAAATGATGGAAATAGCGGAGTTCCAGGGATCCAAGGATCCTCTGGAGGCCCTGGAGAGGatggagctccaggagcaccaggattCGATGGACAACAGGGACCGAGTGGAACACCTGGAGAGGATGCCAACTACTGCAAGTGCCCACCAAGAAGCAAACTTTCCAGATAA
- the col-105 gene encoding Nematode cuticle collagen N-terminal domain-containing protein (Partially confirmed by transcript evidence), with amino-acid sequence MFFQVKAYRFIAYSAISFSFVAILSVCLSLPMIYYYINNAKTSLQGEIEFCRNSARDIYGEVQQFKQIPRNRTTRQAYGSLLDTDECDGCCIQGAPGPTGEPGRPGRPGKPGVPGMPGNPGKPPQQPCELVTPPPCSPCPAGPPGKPGPQGAPGDIGQPGNPGERGMDGEPGPPGPTGPPGEPGLPGAQGITGQPGVNAEPVAYRAGAPGPPGEPGPPGAHGDPGDLGEEGPPGLPGPKGPPGASGIPGNDGPPGARGQPGLSGDSGEKGICPKYCAIDGGVFFEDGSRR; translated from the exons ATGTTTTTCCAGGTCAAAGCCTATCGATTCATTGCATACTCTGCGATTTCATTCagttttgttgcaattttgtCG gtatgCCTATCGCTTCCCATGATCTATTACTATATAAACAATGCCAAAACTTCTTTGCAAGGCGAGATCGAGTTTTGCAGG aattccgcCAGAGACATCTACGGAGAAGTGCAGCAATTCAAACAAATCCCAAGAAACCGAACTACCCGTCAGGCTTATGGTAGCCTTCTCGACACTGACGAGTGCGATGGGTGCTGTATACAGGGCGCCCCTGGGCCAACGGGCGAACCAGGGCGTCCAGGCCGCCCGGGTAAGCCCGGTGTTCCTGGGATGCCTGGCAACCCCGGCAAACCACCCCAGCAGCCGTGTGAGCTAGTTACCCCGCCACCGTGCTCTCCTTGTCCTGCAGGTCCTCCGGGCAAACCGGGACCTCAGGGCGCCCCGGGTGACATCGGCCAGCCGGGTAACCCGGGCGAGCGGGGCATGGACGGGGAGCCCGGGCCGCCAGGACCCACAGGTCCTCCTGGGGAGCCTGGGCTACCTGGCGCCCAGGGAATAACCGGACAGCCTGGTGTTAACGCAGAGCCAGTGGCGTATAGGGCAGGCGCGCCAGGACCTCCTGGTGAGCCTGGACCACCAGGTGCGCACGGGGATCCTGGGGATCTTGGCGAAGAGGGGCCGCCCGGGTTACCCGGACCGAAAGGCCCACCCGGTGCATCTGGAATTCCTGGAAACGATGGGCCGCCAGGAGCTCGGGGACAACCGGGATTATCTGGAGATTCAGGAGAGAAGGGGATTTGTCCAAA atattgcGCCATTGATGGAGGTGTATTTTTTGAGGATGGATCCAGGCGATGa